In Streptomyces violaceusniger Tu 4113, one DNA window encodes the following:
- a CDS encoding alpha/beta hydrolase, with amino-acid sequence MSKEQRAKVDAMLRQPRPEGPRSVEEIRAGFKALMAQMTVPDGIRTTQTTLGDRPALYVEPDNGPRAGTILYFHGGGWVFGSPETALSLTGHLVAKTGLGAYSLDYRLAPEHPFPAAIEDTLSAYRALLDSGKDPSTIAFAGDSAGGGLTVTTCLAARDAGLPLPAAIVAFSPGLDATRTGESMDTKTGIDPIFTREAVEHTGAMYLAGADPHQPLLSPAVLADLTSFPPMLIQVGTNEILLDDSTRLATRARAAGVDVVLDITADVPHVFQAFAGVLDEADEALDRAALFLGQRIRVASAAHTSAE; translated from the coding sequence ATGAGCAAGGAACAGCGCGCGAAGGTCGACGCGATGCTGCGGCAGCCCCGACCCGAGGGTCCCCGGTCGGTCGAGGAGATCCGAGCCGGATTTAAGGCGCTGATGGCCCAGATGACCGTGCCCGACGGCATCCGCACCACGCAGACGACGCTCGGCGACCGACCCGCACTGTATGTCGAGCCGGACAACGGGCCGCGCGCCGGGACGATCCTTTACTTCCATGGCGGCGGCTGGGTGTTCGGCTCTCCCGAGACCGCCCTGTCGCTGACGGGACACCTCGTGGCCAAGACCGGCCTCGGGGCGTACTCGCTGGACTACCGGCTTGCCCCCGAGCACCCGTTCCCGGCCGCAATCGAAGACACGCTGAGCGCCTACCGCGCCCTCCTTGACAGCGGCAAAGACCCTTCGACCATCGCGTTCGCCGGCGACTCCGCCGGCGGCGGCCTCACCGTCACCACCTGCCTCGCCGCCCGCGACGCGGGCCTCCCGCTGCCCGCCGCCATCGTGGCGTTCTCCCCAGGCCTCGACGCCACCCGAACCGGCGAGAGCATGGACACCAAAACGGGCATCGACCCGATCTTCACCCGCGAGGCCGTTGAACACACCGGAGCCATGTACCTCGCCGGAGCCGACCCGCATCAGCCCCTGCTCAGCCCGGCCGTCCTCGCCGACCTGACCAGCTTCCCCCCGATGCTGATCCAGGTAGGCACCAACGAGATCCTGCTGGACGACTCCACGCGCCTGGCCACGCGTGCGAGGGCAGCCGGAGTGGACGTCGTCCTGGATATCACCGCCGACGTGCCGCACGTGTTCCAGGCGTTCGCCGGCGTCCTGGACGAGGCGGACGAGGCACTGGACCGCGCAGCACTCTTCCTCGGCCAGCGCATCCGCGTCGCGAGCGCAGCGCACACGTCAGCAGAGTAG
- a CDS encoding MarR family winged helix-turn-helix transcriptional regulator — MASTSSGGTVELSGFFADLVRCETRLYNALNDRLRERHGIVTSQFEALRYLRDHPGSRVADLAAEFAIGIGATSKTIDRLEKQGWAARQPNPADRRSSLLALTDNGTQLVGAAEKTFTAEVAELIGGTLDSSSATAAAQALSKLRSVLERNQIGTPTG; from the coding sequence ATGGCATCCACATCGAGCGGCGGAACGGTCGAGCTCTCAGGCTTCTTCGCCGACCTGGTCCGATGCGAGACGCGTCTGTACAACGCCCTCAACGACCGTCTCCGCGAGCGGCACGGGATCGTCACCTCGCAGTTCGAGGCCCTGCGCTACCTGCGCGACCACCCAGGGTCCCGCGTGGCGGACCTCGCCGCCGAATTCGCCATCGGTATCGGGGCGACCAGCAAAACCATCGACCGCCTGGAGAAGCAGGGTTGGGCCGCCCGACAGCCGAACCCAGCCGACCGCCGCTCCTCGCTGCTGGCCCTGACCGACAACGGCACCCAGCTCGTCGGCGCGGCAGAGAAAACCTTCACCGCCGAAGTGGCCGAGCTGATCGGAGGCACTCTCGACAGCTCCTCAGCGACGGCCGCCGCACAGGCCCTCTCCAAGCTGCGCTCCGTGCTCGAACGCAACCAGATCGGCACACCCACGGGCTGA
- a CDS encoding MurR/RpiR family transcriptional regulator, which produces MSTDHGVSDGVSGARTAPAGEDVAVASAGVPVGAEGSAGAAGSGGAGGSVASTGSAASTGSAASTGSLASTASGASTAARLQALFEGHRLTPTQRRIAHCMVRRAADAPFLSSVELAELAGVSQPSVTRFAVALGFDGYPALRKHLRDVAPAEPEAGEGSYNEYQQAVQSEIDNLRHLAALLADPAPVVRAGRLLADSRPLLVLGLRAASAQARGFTYFARKVHPDVRLLDEGGTMLADRVDAAKRAGATALLCFALPRHPREVVEGLEYAQEAGLTVVAVADSAFAPIARHSDLLLPAAVGTGLAFDTACAPMLLGRVLLEAMCDALPDAQARLEEFDAKASERGLFVE; this is translated from the coding sequence ATGAGTACGGACCATGGGGTGAGCGACGGGGTGAGCGGTGCTCGGACGGCGCCGGCGGGCGAGGATGTCGCGGTGGCGTCGGCGGGGGTGCCGGTGGGCGCGGAGGGCTCGGCCGGGGCGGCTGGTTCGGGCGGTGCGGGTGGTTCGGTCGCTTCGACGGGTTCGGCCGCTTCGACGGGTTCGGCCGCTTCGACTGGTTCGCTCGCGTCGACCGCTTCCGGTGCTTCGACCGCCGCTCGGCTGCAGGCGCTCTTCGAGGGCCACCGGCTGACCCCGACCCAGCGGCGGATCGCCCACTGCATGGTGCGGCGGGCCGCCGACGCGCCGTTCCTCTCCAGCGTCGAGCTGGCCGAACTCGCGGGCGTCAGCCAGCCGTCCGTGACCCGCTTCGCGGTCGCCCTCGGCTTTGACGGCTATCCGGCGCTGCGCAAGCATCTGCGCGATGTCGCCCCCGCCGAGCCGGAGGCGGGTGAGGGGTCGTACAACGAGTACCAGCAGGCCGTGCAGTCCGAGATCGACAATCTGCGCCATCTCGCCGCGCTGCTGGCCGACCCCGCCCCCGTCGTCCGCGCCGGCCGGCTGCTCGCCGACTCCCGCCCGCTGCTGGTCCTCGGGCTGCGTGCCGCCTCCGCACAGGCGCGCGGCTTCACCTACTTCGCGCGCAAGGTCCATCCGGACGTCCGGCTGCTCGACGAGGGCGGCACGATGCTCGCCGACCGCGTCGACGCGGCGAAGCGAGCGGGCGCGACGGCGCTGCTGTGCTTCGCGCTGCCGCGGCATCCGCGGGAGGTCGTGGAGGGTCTGGAGTACGCCCAGGAGGCGGGCCTGACCGTGGTCGCCGTCGCCGACAGCGCCTTCGCCCCGATCGCCCGCCACAGCGATCTGCTGCTGCCCGCGGCGGTCGGCACGGGCCTGGCCTTCGACACCGCGTGTGCGCCGATGCTGCTGGGGCGGGTGCTGCTGGAGGCGATGTGCGACGCGTTGCCGGATGCGCAGGCGCGGCTGGAGGAGTTCGACGCGAAGGCGTCGGAGCGGGGACTGTTCGTGGAGTGA
- a CDS encoding aromatic amino acid ammonia-lyase has product MLSHMLDADAAAAEGTGGTAQRITLDGRSLRVVDIARLADRVSRPTAPDPTALALAERAWETADRLAATGRVYGRSTGVGANRTEDVGPADSDHGLRLLRSHAGAIGAPLPAREVRAMMTVRANQLLAGGAGLRPAVVTALVEGLDSGAHPVINEYGAVGTGDLAALAQTGLALVGEHPWDLTEAAPGRRAPDPIVLDSNDALALISSNALTLGQSALALAELQRLLSASLSVAALSLIAVGGSYEAYAEPVHAARPHPGSVAAAARMRALLGAPARPTPPLGRIQDPYGFRCLPQIHGPALDAAESLERVLTVDFNAATENPLISSADEAAYHHGNFYAAHAALALDAFRLAALQTARLSTARLAALSEPDFTRLRPFLGDAAPASSGVMILEYAAGAALGEMRAVSHPASLGHAVLSRGVEEQASFASLGARQTLRVADHYRLVLGCELVAAVRALRQRGLEPDPELPAGVAFAMASEVLDPRMEDRPLTEDVAVAARLLDRLAGV; this is encoded by the coding sequence ATGTTGTCTCACATGCTGGATGCTGATGCCGCGGCGGCCGAGGGCACAGGCGGCACAGCTCAGCGGATCACATTGGACGGCCGGAGCCTACGCGTCGTCGATATCGCCCGCTTGGCCGACCGCGTCAGCCGGCCCACGGCGCCCGATCCGACCGCGCTCGCCCTGGCCGAGCGCGCCTGGGAGACCGCGGACCGGCTGGCCGCCACCGGCCGCGTCTACGGCCGGAGCACCGGCGTGGGCGCCAACCGTACCGAGGACGTCGGCCCGGCCGACTCCGACCACGGGCTGCGGCTGCTGCGCAGCCACGCCGGCGCGATCGGCGCACCGCTGCCCGCGCGCGAGGTGCGCGCCATGATGACCGTCCGCGCCAATCAGCTACTGGCGGGCGGCGCCGGGCTGCGCCCCGCCGTCGTCACCGCGCTCGTCGAGGGCCTGGACAGCGGCGCCCACCCGGTGATCAACGAATACGGCGCGGTCGGCACCGGGGACCTCGCCGCGCTCGCGCAGACCGGTCTCGCGCTCGTCGGCGAGCACCCCTGGGACCTCACCGAGGCCGCCCCGGGACGCCGCGCCCCCGACCCCATCGTGCTCGACAGCAACGACGCCCTCGCGCTCATCAGCAGCAACGCCCTCACCCTCGGCCAGTCCGCGCTCGCCCTCGCCGAGCTGCAGCGGCTGCTGTCCGCCTCGCTCTCGGTGGCCGCGCTCTCGCTGATCGCGGTCGGCGGGTCGTACGAGGCGTACGCCGAACCCGTGCACGCCGCCCGGCCGCACCCCGGCTCCGTCGCGGCCGCCGCCCGGATGCGCGCCCTGCTCGGCGCCCCGGCCCGGCCCACCCCGCCGCTCGGGCGCATCCAGGACCCGTACGGTTTCCGCTGTCTGCCGCAGATCCACGGACCGGCGCTGGACGCGGCGGAGTCGCTGGAGCGGGTGCTGACCGTCGACTTCAACGCGGCCACCGAGAACCCGCTGATCAGCTCCGCCGACGAGGCCGCCTACCACCACGGCAACTTCTACGCCGCGCACGCCGCCCTCGCCCTGGACGCCTTCCGGCTCGCCGCGCTGCAGACCGCCCGGCTCTCCACGGCCCGGCTCGCCGCGCTCAGCGAACCCGACTTCACCCGGCTGCGCCCCTTCCTCGGCGACGCCGCGCCCGCGAGCTCGGGCGTGATGATCCTCGAATACGCGGCGGGAGCGGCCCTCGGCGAGATGCGCGCGGTCTCCCACCCCGCCTCGCTGGGCCATGCCGTGCTCTCCCGCGGCGTCGAGGAACAGGCCAGCTTCGCCTCGCTCGGCGCCCGCCAGACGCTCCGGGTCGCCGACCACTACCGGCTGGTGCTGGGCTGTGAACTGGTCGCGGCCGTACGGGCGTTGCGCCAGCGCGGTCTGGAACCGGACCCGGAGCTCCCGGCCGGTGTCGCCTTCGCCATGGCGTCGGAAGTGCTCGATCCGCGCATGGAGGACCGGCCGTTGACGGAGGATGTGGCGGTGGCCGCGCGTCTGCTCGACCGGCTGGCAGGGGTATGA
- a CDS encoding ABC transporter ATP-binding protein translates to MISFKDVSKHYPNGTTAVDRLSLELPEGGITVLVGSSGCGKTTTLRMVNRMVEPSSGTVSVAGRDVLAADAAELRRGIGYVIQQAGLFPHRTILDNIATVPLLLGWGRRKARARAAELLELVGLPGDSGKRYPHQLSGGQQQRVGVARALAADPPVLLMDEPFGAVDPVVRTQLQNELLRLQSELRKTVVFVTHDIDEAVRLGDRIAIFRTGGHLVQCAPPAELLASPADDFVAGFLGAERGLKLLSLSTLAELPQEPAPADGDRWRLVTSERGEPLGWRDTEGPDGDRAPLLPVRALRDGDSLLTALDESLASPAGLVARVDADGVLTGVTGRERIHEFAGRQHAEAGRAAALKNPADAPEAAEAPEAPETGEAGGDSQDSDDTPASDPSVTA, encoded by the coding sequence ATGATCAGCTTCAAGGACGTCAGTAAGCACTACCCGAACGGCACCACCGCGGTGGACCGTCTCAGCCTCGAACTCCCGGAAGGGGGCATCACCGTTCTCGTCGGCTCGTCGGGCTGCGGTAAGACCACCACCCTCCGCATGGTCAATCGCATGGTCGAACCGAGCAGCGGCACGGTGAGCGTGGCCGGGCGTGATGTCCTCGCGGCGGACGCGGCCGAGCTGCGGCGCGGAATCGGCTATGTGATCCAGCAGGCCGGGCTCTTCCCGCACCGCACGATCCTCGACAACATCGCCACCGTCCCGCTGCTGCTGGGCTGGGGCCGCCGCAAGGCACGGGCCCGCGCCGCCGAGCTGCTGGAACTGGTCGGGCTGCCCGGCGACTCCGGCAAGCGCTATCCGCACCAGCTCTCGGGCGGTCAGCAGCAGCGCGTCGGGGTCGCCCGCGCGCTGGCCGCCGACCCCCCGGTGCTGCTGATGGACGAGCCGTTCGGCGCGGTCGACCCGGTCGTACGGACCCAGCTCCAGAACGAGCTGCTGCGGCTGCAGAGCGAGCTGCGCAAGACGGTCGTCTTCGTCACCCACGACATCGACGAGGCGGTACGGCTCGGCGACCGCATCGCGATCTTCCGCACCGGCGGCCATCTCGTCCAGTGCGCGCCCCCCGCCGAGCTGCTGGCGAGCCCCGCCGACGACTTCGTGGCGGGCTTCCTGGGCGCCGAGCGCGGGCTGAAGCTGCTCTCCCTGTCCACCCTCGCGGAGCTGCCGCAGGAGCCCGCGCCCGCCGATGGGGACCGCTGGCGGCTGGTCACCTCCGAACGCGGTGAGCCGCTGGGCTGGCGCGACACCGAGGGGCCGGACGGTGACCGGGCGCCGCTGCTGCCGGTGCGGGCGCTGCGGGACGGCGATTCGCTGCTCACCGCCCTGGACGAGTCGCTGGCCTCCCCCGCCGGTCTGGTGGCCCGCGTGGACGCCGACGGCGTCCTGACCGGGGTCACCGGGCGCGAGCGAATACACGAGTTCGCGGGGCGCCAGCACGCGGAGGCGGGCCGCGCGGCCGCCCTCAAGAACCCCGCCGACGCCCCCGAAGCCGCCGAGGCCCCCGAGGCCCCCGAGACCGGTGAAGCCGGAGGGGACTCCCAGGACTCCGACGACACCCCGGCCTCCGACCCGAGCGTGACCGCGTGA
- a CDS encoding ABC transporter permease, protein MTVDWGWFPDHQSDLVTLTLDHLSTAVPAVLFGLLIALPLAVIAHRVRALRGLLLGLSNILFTIPSIAIFVLLLPVTGLTRTTAITGLTVYTLVVLLRNTVEGLDSVPTKVREASTAMGARPLRTLLTVELPLAFPVIMAGVRVATVMAISLVSVASYIGYGGLGQLFTDGFQRNYPTPVVAGVLLSLLLALVADAVLVTIQWLCTPWLRRRA, encoded by the coding sequence GTGACCGTCGACTGGGGCTGGTTCCCCGATCACCAAAGCGACCTGGTCACGCTCACCCTCGACCACCTCTCCACCGCCGTCCCCGCCGTCCTCTTCGGTCTGCTGATCGCGCTGCCGCTGGCCGTGATCGCCCATCGGGTGCGCGCGCTGCGCGGACTCCTGCTCGGGCTCTCGAACATCCTGTTCACGATCCCCTCCATCGCGATCTTCGTGCTGCTGCTGCCGGTCACCGGCCTCACCCGCACCACCGCCATCACCGGCCTGACCGTCTACACCCTGGTCGTGCTGCTCCGGAACACCGTCGAGGGGCTCGACAGCGTCCCGACCAAGGTCCGCGAGGCGTCCACCGCGATGGGCGCCCGTCCGCTGCGCACCCTGCTCACCGTCGAGCTGCCGCTCGCCTTCCCGGTGATCATGGCGGGCGTACGGGTCGCCACGGTGATGGCGATCTCCCTGGTCAGCGTGGCCAGCTACATCGGGTACGGCGGTCTCGGCCAGCTCTTCACCGACGGCTTCCAGCGCAACTACCCCACCCCCGTCGTGGCCGGGGTCCTTCTGTCCCTGCTGCTCGCGCTGGTCGCGGACGCCGTGCTGGTCACCATCCAGTGGCTGTGCACCCCGTGGCTGAGGAGGCGTGCCTGA
- a CDS encoding ABC transporter permease, producing MIELLKDLLRWLTSGSQWSGTDGIATRLLEHLQYSLLATLVAAAIALPVGLLIGHTGRGAFLAINLSGFGRALPTVGLVTLVFLASGLSMWPVYISLVALAVPVIVTNTYAGMAAVDPEVRDAARGQGMRWYQVLFQVELPLALPLIMTGLRLACVQVVATATIAAYVSFGGLGRYVFDGLAQRDLVQVLGGAVLVGVLAIALDLALAGVQRLLFRNRPPRAHAH from the coding sequence ATGATCGAACTGCTGAAGGACCTCCTCCGCTGGCTGACCAGCGGCTCCCAGTGGTCCGGGACCGACGGCATCGCGACCCGCCTCCTGGAACACCTCCAGTACTCCCTGCTGGCCACCCTGGTCGCCGCCGCCATCGCCCTCCCGGTCGGGCTGCTCATCGGGCACACCGGGCGCGGCGCGTTCCTCGCCATCAACCTCTCCGGCTTCGGGCGGGCGCTGCCCACCGTCGGCCTGGTCACCCTGGTCTTCCTGGCCAGCGGGCTGAGCATGTGGCCGGTGTACATCTCGCTGGTCGCCCTCGCGGTCCCCGTGATCGTCACCAATACGTACGCGGGCATGGCCGCCGTCGACCCCGAGGTCCGGGACGCGGCGCGGGGCCAGGGCATGCGCTGGTACCAGGTGCTGTTCCAGGTCGAACTGCCCCTCGCGCTCCCGCTGATCATGACCGGGCTGCGGCTGGCCTGCGTCCAGGTCGTCGCCACCGCCACCATCGCCGCGTACGTCAGCTTCGGCGGGCTCGGCCGCTACGTCTTCGACGGGCTCGCCCAGCGCGATCTCGTGCAGGTGCTGGGCGGGGCGGTGCTGGTCGGCGTGCTGGCCATCGCCCTGGACCTGGCGCTGGCCGGAGTGCAACGCCTGCTGTTCCGCAACCGCCCCCCGCGCGCCCACGCGCACTGA
- a CDS encoding ABC transporter substrate-binding protein, with the protein MNRRKLLGGLLAGASVPALAACSGGVTSLKGDGGSGGSGGGSSLGGLVIGTANFTENQLLGYLYAEALKGAGIKTSVRPNLGSREIVIPALQQGDIDLLPEYQGNLLLHFDDKAPQTEAGDLQNALTVALPSGLEALSYAAAEDKDVFCVTHEAAQKHGLRSFADLAKQNGKLIFGGPAEDKNRVVGLVGLKDRYGVTFKEFKALDASGPLVKGALKKGDVDVANLFSTDPDIEANDWVILADPKALIPAQHIVPVVRSAKADTKVRKALARLGGALTTQELARLNKLVSNDKKDPDRVAADWAAKNGLTKK; encoded by the coding sequence ATGAACCGCAGGAAACTGCTCGGCGGCCTGCTCGCCGGCGCCTCCGTACCCGCGCTGGCCGCCTGTAGCGGCGGCGTCACCTCGCTCAAGGGCGACGGCGGCAGCGGTGGCTCGGGCGGCGGCAGCAGCCTGGGCGGCCTGGTCATCGGCACCGCCAACTTCACCGAGAACCAGTTGCTCGGCTATCTCTACGCCGAGGCGCTGAAGGGCGCGGGCATCAAGACGAGCGTGCGGCCCAACCTCGGCTCCCGCGAGATCGTCATCCCCGCGCTCCAGCAGGGCGATATCGATCTGCTCCCCGAGTACCAGGGCAATCTGCTGCTCCACTTCGACGACAAGGCCCCCCAGACCGAGGCCGGCGACCTCCAGAACGCCCTCACCGTCGCCCTCCCCAGCGGCCTGGAGGCCCTGTCGTACGCGGCGGCCGAGGACAAGGACGTCTTCTGCGTCACCCATGAGGCCGCGCAGAAGCACGGTCTGCGCAGCTTCGCCGACCTGGCCAAGCAGAACGGCAAGCTGATCTTCGGCGGCCCGGCCGAGGACAAGAACCGCGTGGTCGGCCTGGTCGGCCTCAAGGACCGCTACGGCGTGACCTTCAAGGAGTTCAAGGCCCTCGACGCCTCCGGCCCGCTGGTCAAGGGCGCGTTGAAGAAGGGCGATGTCGACGTCGCCAACCTCTTCTCCACCGACCCCGACATCGAGGCCAACGACTGGGTGATCCTCGCCGACCCCAAGGCCCTCATCCCCGCCCAGCACATCGTGCCCGTCGTCCGCTCCGCCAAGGCCGACACCAAGGTCCGCAAGGCCCTGGCCCGCCTGGGCGGCGCCCTCACCACCCAGGAACTGGCCCGTCTCAACAAGCTGGTGAGCAACGACAAGAAGGACCCGGACCGGGTCGCCGCCGACTGGGCAGCCAAGAACGGCCTCACCAAGAAATAG
- a CDS encoding purine-cytosine permease family protein: MPDSLDSRDALDSLVEKRSIDVVPDAERHGTAFSQFTLWLGANLQITAVVTGALAVVFGAGAFWSIIALLLGNLLGGAVMALHSAQGPRLGLPQMISSRAQFGVRGAIVPLLLVIVMYVGFFASGSVLAGQAVGELTHLGDTTGIILFALITGVAAAVGYRLIHTLGRIAGVVCALAFVYLGIRLLDRTGLATLLHDRTFDFPLFLLAVSLSASWQLAFGPYVADYSRYLPRTTSPKATFSWTLAGTVLGSQWSMTFGALAAAAAGHAFVGNEVSYIVGLGGGAAVITSLLYFVIALGKLTINVLNTYGGFMSMVTSISGFRGNATLSPRGRAAYIAGIMVAGTAVALLGKDSFLSSFKDFLLFLLTFFTPWSAINLVDYYAIAKERYDIPALSDPDGRYGAWRWKALSTYAVGVLAQLPFLSTAFYTGPLVAPLGGADISWLVGLAIPAALYWLLAHRDTAHVPDHMILAPEPSPDRPYATEPG, translated from the coding sequence ATGCCCGACTCTCTCGACTCCCGCGACGCCCTCGACTCTCTCGTCGAGAAGCGCTCGATCGACGTCGTCCCGGACGCGGAACGCCATGGCACCGCCTTCAGCCAGTTCACCCTGTGGCTGGGCGCGAACCTCCAGATCACCGCCGTGGTGACCGGCGCACTGGCCGTCGTCTTCGGCGCGGGCGCCTTCTGGTCGATCATCGCCCTGCTGCTCGGCAACCTGCTCGGTGGAGCTGTCATGGCGCTCCACTCGGCCCAGGGTCCTCGGCTGGGCCTCCCTCAGATGATCTCCTCCCGGGCCCAGTTCGGGGTCCGGGGCGCGATCGTCCCGCTGCTGCTGGTCATCGTCATGTACGTGGGCTTCTTCGCCAGCGGCAGCGTGCTGGCGGGCCAGGCGGTCGGGGAACTCACCCATCTCGGCGACACCACCGGGATCATCCTCTTCGCCCTCATCACCGGCGTGGCGGCCGCCGTGGGCTACCGCCTGATCCACACCCTGGGCCGGATCGCGGGCGTGGTCTGCGCCCTGGCCTTCGTCTATCTGGGCATCCGGCTGCTGGACCGCACCGGCCTGGCCACCCTCCTCCACGACCGGACCTTCGACTTCCCGCTCTTCCTCCTCGCGGTGTCGCTGTCCGCCTCCTGGCAGCTCGCCTTCGGCCCGTACGTCGCCGACTACTCCCGCTACCTGCCGCGCACCACCTCCCCCAAGGCCACCTTCTCCTGGACCCTGGCCGGCACCGTCCTCGGCTCGCAGTGGTCCATGACCTTCGGCGCCCTCGCGGCCGCCGCGGCCGGCCACGCCTTCGTCGGCAACGAGGTCTCCTACATCGTCGGCCTCGGCGGCGGCGCGGCCGTGATCACCTCACTGCTCTACTTCGTCATCGCCCTCGGCAAACTGACGATCAACGTCCTGAACACCTACGGCGGCTTCATGTCGATGGTGACCAGCATCAGCGGCTTCCGCGGCAACGCCACCCTCTCCCCGCGCGGCCGGGCCGCCTACATCGCCGGGATCATGGTCGCGGGCACGGCGGTCGCGCTGCTCGGCAAGGACAGCTTCCTGTCCTCCTTCAAGGACTTCCTGCTGTTCCTGCTGACCTTCTTCACCCCGTGGAGCGCGATCAACCTCGTCGACTACTACGCCATCGCCAAGGAGCGCTACGACATCCCCGCCCTCAGCGACCCGGACGGCCGCTACGGCGCCTGGCGCTGGAAGGCCCTGTCCACCTACGCCGTGGGCGTCCTGGCCCAACTCCCCTTCCTGTCAACGGCCTTCTACACCGGCCCCCTCGTCGCCCCACTGGGCGGCGCGGACATCTCCTGGCTCGTCGGCCTCGCCATCCC